A window of Coturnix japonica isolate 7356 chromosome 2, Coturnix japonica 2.1, whole genome shotgun sequence contains these coding sequences:
- the STARD3NL gene encoding STARD3 N-terminal-like protein isoform X3 produces the protein MNRVPNDAENAHSSSVESCPSLRDVHSINATHLMARIESYDVREKKGISDVRRTFCLFVTFDLLFITLLWIIELNVKGGIETTLKKEVLHYDYSSSYFDIFLFSQGAFGYVLPIISFILAWIETWFLDFKVLPQEAEEENRFLIAQDASERAALLHPGVLSDGQFYSPPESAAGSDEESEEKQDSEKPVV, from the exons ATGAATCGGGTGCCAAATGATGCAGAAAATGCTCACAGTAGCAGTGTGGAATCCTGCCCGTCCTTGCGAGATGTTCACTCTATCAACGCAACACACCTGATGGCAAGGATTGAGTCCTATGATGTCAGAGAGAAGAAGGGAATATCGGATGTCAGAAGgactttctgtttatttgttacTTTTGATCTCTTATTTATAACTTTGCTGTGGATAATAGAATTAAAT GTAAAGGGAGGCATTGAGACTACCTTAAAGAAAGAAGTTCTACATTATGACTATTCTTCTTcatattttgatatattt ctGTTCTCACAGGGTGCTTTTGGCTACGTGCTGCCCATCATATCCTTTATACTTGCATGGATTGAAACCTGGTTCTTGGACTTCAAAGTGTTACCACaagaagctgaggaagaaaaca GATTTTTGATAGCGCAGGATGCTTCCGAACGAGCAGCTCTCCTTCACCCAGGAGTCCTGTCTGATGGGCAGTTCTATTCTCCTCCTGAATCCGCAGCAG GATCTGATGAAgaatctgaagagaaacaagacAGTGAAAAACCAGTTGTATAG
- the STARD3NL gene encoding STARD3 N-terminal-like protein isoform X2, which yields MNRVPNDAENAHSSSVESCPSLRDVHSINATHLMARIESYDVREKKGISDVRRTFCLFVTFDLLFITLLWIIELNVKGGIETTLKKEVLHYDYSSSYFDIFFTTAVTSAFLLAKVIISQLFSQGAFGYVLPIISFILAWIETWFLDFKVLPQEAEEENRFLIAQDASERAALLHPGVLSDGQFYSPPESAAGSDEESEEKQDSEKPVV from the exons ATGAATCGGGTGCCAAATGATGCAGAAAATGCTCACAGTAGCAGTGTGGAATCCTGCCCGTCCTTGCGAGATGTTCACTCTATCAACGCAACACACCTGATGGCAAGGATTGAGTCCTATGATGTCAGAGAGAAGAAGGGAATATCGGATGTCAGAAGgactttctgtttatttgttacTTTTGATCTCTTATTTATAACTTTGCTGTGGATAATAGAATTAAAT GTAAAGGGAGGCATTGAGACTACCTTAAAGAAAGAAGTTCTACATTATGACTATTCTTCTTcatattttgatatattt tttacaACAGCGGTGACCAGTGCCTTTTTACTAgcaaaagtaattatttcacaG ctGTTCTCACAGGGTGCTTTTGGCTACGTGCTGCCCATCATATCCTTTATACTTGCATGGATTGAAACCTGGTTCTTGGACTTCAAAGTGTTACCACaagaagctgaggaagaaaaca GATTTTTGATAGCGCAGGATGCTTCCGAACGAGCAGCTCTCCTTCACCCAGGAGTCCTGTCTGATGGGCAGTTCTATTCTCCTCCTGAATCCGCAGCAG GATCTGATGAAgaatctgaagagaaacaagacAGTGAAAAACCAGTTGTATAG
- the STARD3NL gene encoding STARD3 N-terminal-like protein isoform X1 yields the protein MNRVPNDAENAHSSSVESCPSLRDVHSINATHLMARIESYDVREKKGISDVRRTFCLFVTFDLLFITLLWIIELNVKGGIETTLKKEVLHYDYSSSYFDIFLLAVFRFKVLILAYAMCRLRHWWAIAFTTAVTSAFLLAKVIISQLFSQGAFGYVLPIISFILAWIETWFLDFKVLPQEAEEENRFLIAQDASERAALLHPGVLSDGQFYSPPESAAGSDEESEEKQDSEKPVV from the exons ATGAATCGGGTGCCAAATGATGCAGAAAATGCTCACAGTAGCAGTGTGGAATCCTGCCCGTCCTTGCGAGATGTTCACTCTATCAACGCAACACACCTGATGGCAAGGATTGAGTCCTATGATGTCAGAGAGAAGAAGGGAATATCGGATGTCAGAAGgactttctgtttatttgttacTTTTGATCTCTTATTTATAACTTTGCTGTGGATAATAGAATTAAAT GTAAAGGGAGGCATTGAGACTACCTTAAAGAAAGAAGTTCTACATTATGACTATTCTTCTTcatattttgatatattt CTACTGGCAGTCTTTCGATTTAAGGTGTTAATACTTGCATATGCAATGTGCAGACTGCGCCATTGGTGGGCAATAGCT tttacaACAGCGGTGACCAGTGCCTTTTTACTAgcaaaagtaattatttcacaG ctGTTCTCACAGGGTGCTTTTGGCTACGTGCTGCCCATCATATCCTTTATACTTGCATGGATTGAAACCTGGTTCTTGGACTTCAAAGTGTTACCACaagaagctgaggaagaaaaca GATTTTTGATAGCGCAGGATGCTTCCGAACGAGCAGCTCTCCTTCACCCAGGAGTCCTGTCTGATGGGCAGTTCTATTCTCCTCCTGAATCCGCAGCAG GATCTGATGAAgaatctgaagagaaacaagacAGTGAAAAACCAGTTGTATAG